From the genome of Brevundimonas sp. NIBR11:
AGGCGATCCCGGCCAGGAGGCTGAACTGGGTGTCGGTGATGGTCAGGTCGGCCCGGATCGGCTGGACCAGGAGGGTCAGGATCTGGCGGTCGATGAAACTGGAGGTATAGGCCACCATCAGGGCGGCGACGGCGAACCACGCCCATCCCGACCGGGGCCAGACACGAGGCGTCGAAGGGGTCGAAACGCCCGCCAGTCCGTCATGCGCGCTCATGCCGCGATCCTGTTCAATCTCAAGATGAAAGTCACTCTCGCAGGTGCGAGATGGTCGGCAAGGATGCCGGGCTCGCGGCTGGTTCGGCAACGAACTGCACGGCGTCGAATTCCGACTGATCGCTGGTCACTCACTCTCAACTCCCTGTTCCGGAACGTTTTAGTGTCCGAAATGCCGCCGGCTCTCTGGCCGGTCGACCGCGAAACGCCCCAAGCTGTGCCGGAACGTGTCGCCGAACTCACACTGAAGCACACAAGATGGTCTGATTACAAAAGCTATTTGACAGTCTCAATTCGCCAGTTACAAATCGGAGCCAGAAGCACCTCGGCTAACGGGGGCTCAAGGGAGGATAGGGCGTGAATATCAGAGGCACAGTCAGCGTATCCGCATTGCTCATCGCCGCGACGCTTTCGGCGTCCCCGGCCTTCGCCCAGACCGCTCCCTTGGAGCAGGAGGCGACGCGCGTCGATGAGATCATCGTCACCGCGACCCGTCGCGAACAACGACTGATCGAGGCGCCGGTGGCCGTCACCGCCGTCGGCGGCGAACAGCTGGAAAACTCCGGCGTCACCGACATCCGCGAGCTAACCAGCCTGGCCCCTAGCGTCCAGTTCCAGACGCCGGGCGGCGGCGCCGACTCCTCGATCCGCATCCGCGGCGTGGGCACGACCTCGACCAATCCCGGTCTGGAATCCTCCGTCGGCGTGATCATCGACGGCGTCATCCGGGCCCGCACCGGCGTCGCCTTGTCCGAGCTCGGCGATCTGCAGAGCATCGAGGTCCTGCGCGGTCCGCAGGGCACCCTGTTCGGTCGCAACACCTCCTCGGGCATCATCAACGTGATGACGAAACAGCCGAGCTTCGACGGCTTTAGCGGCAACATCACCGGCACCTACGGCAACTACGACGACCGCCGTCTGTCGGGCGCGATCAACATCCCGCTGGTGGACGACGAACTGGCTCTGCGGATCGAAGGGTCCTACGAACTGCGCGACGGCTTCTACAAGGACGCCAATTCCGACCAGAGACTGGACAATCTCGACCGTCAGTTCGTGCGGGCCAAACTGCTGTGGCGCCCGACGGAGAATGTCAGCTGGACCTTCTCGGCCGACTACACCAACCGTAACGAAAACTGCTGCGTTGCCGTCCTGGCCATCGCCGGACCGACCTACAATCTGGTCAATCAGCTGGCGGCGGCTCGCGGCGGCATCGGTTACACCTCGACCAATCCGTTCGATCGTCAGGCCTCCAAGAACAACGTCCGGCGGAACCAGGAAGACATCGAAGACGGCGGCGTCTCGGCTTCGGGCCAGTGGGACATGGGTTGGGCGACGCTGAACTCGGTCACCGCCTTCCGCAGCTGGGAAGCCTATCGCTCGCAGGACTTCGACCACTCGGGCGCCGATCTGGGCTTCTTCGCTCCGAACGGCCTGCACCAGAAGTTCGACGTCTTCACCCAGGAGCTCCGGCTGCAGGGTGACGCGGGCAATCTGGACTGGCTGGTCGGGCTCTTTTATTCAGACGAGACGGTCCTGAACGACAGCGCCTATCGGATCGGCGCCGACTATCCGCTGATCTACGGCGGCGCGGCGACCTTCCAGGCCTCGACCCTGGCGGCCTTCCGTCCCGGCGACGGCGCGCGCGGCATCGGCGAGCAGAGCGGACAGGACTTCTCCCTGTTCACCCACAACGTCTTCCACGTCACCGACGCGCTGAGCATCACCGCCGGGCTGCGCTACACGCAGAACGACAAGGAGATCGATTTCCGGGGCGAGAACTTCAACCCGGCCTGTGACAGCGCGGTCCGCACCAGCGACGCCGCCGGCATCACGCGCTTCTGCGCGCCCTTCTGGGATACCCGTCTGAATCCATCGGGCGATTCGGACTCGCGTACGGAAAAGGCCACGACCGGCACGGCGAACATCGCCTATCGGATCAGCCCGGAACTCAACACCTACCTGTCCTACTCGCGGGGCTACAAGTCGGGGGGCTACAACTTCGACCGTGCCGGTTTCACCACGCCGGCCACGCCGAACGCCGCCGATCTGGCCTTCGTCGAGGAGACGGTCGACGCCTATGAGTTCGGCTTGAAGGGCGAGTTCTTCGACCGGAGCCTGCGGGCCAACTTTGCGGCCTTCTACCAGACGTTCGAGGGCTTCCAGCTGATCGAGTTCACGGGCGTCAGCTTCGTGGTCCGTTCGCTGGCCGAGGTCGTCACCAAGGGCGCCGAGCTGGAGATCACCTGGGAGCCGACCGACGGCCTGACCCTGACCAACGGCCTCAGCTACACCGACGCCTACTATCCGGTGAACGTGGGCAACCGTCAGTACTCAGGTCTGGAGCTGGAGCAGTCGCCCGACTGGGTCAACGTCTCCTCGATCACCTATGAGTTCCCGATCGGCGGCAGCCTGACCGGCGTGGCCTACGCGGACGCCCGCTACTCGTCCGAGTTCTTCACCGGCGGCTTCGATCCGAACCGGATCCAGCCGTCTTTCACCACCGCCAACGTGCGCTTCTCGCTTCGCGACGCGAACGAGGCCTGGCAACTGGATCTCTACGCACGCAACGTGTTCGACCAGGACTACTATCGCCGCGTGATCCCCGCGACCTTCCAGACGGGATCCTACTCGGCCTTCCTCGGCGATCCCCGCACCTACGGGGTCACCCTGCGGCGCAACTTCTGAGCCGCATTCCTTCCGGGTTTTCCTGACCTGAGACGACTGGCCCCGCTGTGTGAGCAGCGGGGCCTATTTTTGTCTCCTCCCCATCGAAGATGGGGAGGTGGATGCGAACTCTTCGCGAGCAGACGGAGGGGGTCTTGGCGCGCGCAGAAAGAACCCCTCCGTATCTCCGCTTCGCTTCGAGCCACCTCCCCACTGCGTGCGGAGGAGACGCGGGCAGGTTCCTAGAACCCCATCTGTTTCGCCGCCAGATCGCGCAGGATCTCCTCCGACCCGCCGCCGATGACGAAGATCCGGGCCTCGCGGTAGATGCGTTCGACGCGGTTGCCGCCGGTGTAGGCGCGGCCGCCGAGGACCTGGAGGCTCTCGCGGGCGCAATGCTCCAGCGTCGTCGTCGCCTGCACCTTCAGAAGCGCGAGGTCCGCGACCGGCAGTTCGCCACGCGAGAAGCGCCAGACCAGGATGTCGAGCATGGCGTAGGCGACCTTCAGCCGTTGGACCATGTCCACGATCTTGTGGCGCATGACCTGGTGGTCGATCAGCCGCTTGCCGAAGGTCTGGCGCTCGCGGGCGAAGGCGATGGCCTCGGCGACGCAGGTGCGGGTCATGGCCAGGGTCGCGGCGATGCCGGAGAAGCGCTCGATGTTGAACTGGCTGGCGAGGCCGGCGAAGCCCCGGTTCTCGACACCGACGAGGTTGGTCACGGGGACCTCGACGTTGTCGAATTTCAGCCAGCCGTTGTTCTTGTTGTACCACTGCAGGCCGGGCAGGGGCCCGCGTGTCACACCCGGCCGGTCCGTCTCGATCAGCAGCATCGACAGTCCGCCCATTCCAGGGCCGCCGGTCCGCACCGCCGTCAGCAGAAAGTCAGCCTTCATCGCGCCCGAGATCAGGGTCTTGCCGCCGTTGACGACGAAGACGTCGCCTTTCCGTTCAGCGGTGGTGGTGAAGCCGGACACGTCCGACCCGCCGCCGGGTTCGGTCACGGCGAAGGCGATCTTCTTGTCCCCCGCCAGCACCGGTCGGGCGACGCGATCCAGCATCTCGGGCGTCCCGCCCGAGATGATCGGCGGCAGGGCGATCCAGGGCGTGGCGAGGTCGGCGAACACGACGCCGGATCCGAGGCGGAAGAACTCTTCGGCGAAGATAATGCGATGCCACAGGTCGATGGTCTCGCCCGTGCCGCCCAGATCCTCGCGGAAGCCCATGCCGCTGACGCCCTCGCGCGCGGCGTCCTTGTAGAGGCTGTCGGGGAAGTCGGAAGCTGCGTCCCACTCGTCCAGATGCGGAGCGATATAGCCCTCGACGAACCCCCGCAGCTTGGCCCGCCAGGCGTCATGCTCGGGCGTCAGAAAGGGGCTGGGCGGGCGCAGTCCGTCGAAATCGAGCGCGGGCGCGGTGTGATCGGCCATGGTCGTCTTCCTGTCGCGCCAGTGCATCCGGCGTCGCTTTCACTTTCATACTAATCCCCTCTCGCCATCCGCCGCAAGAATGGTATTCTAACGCAACCCACTGGGCGACGGCCCTGCGGATCAAGGAGCGTGCGATGGGACTGGAACAGACGGGCAAGGCCCGCACGGCCTTCAAGGGCGACGTGGCGCAGGCGCCGTTCAAGGCGACCCTGACCGAGCGCGAGCACCCCTATATGCAGGGCGCGTGGACGCCGCAGCACGAAGAACACACCGCCGACGACATGGTCGTCATCGGCACGATCCCGACCGACATTGATGGCGTCTATGTCCGCAACACCGAGAACCCGGTGCATCAGCCACTGGGCCGCTATCACCCGTTCGACGGCGACGGCATGCTGCACGCCATCAGCTTCAAGGACGGCAAGGCCAGCTACCGCAACCGCTTCGTCCGCACCAAGGGCTTCCAGGCCGAACAGGAAGCGGGCCGCGCCCTGTGGGCCGGTCTGGCCGAACATCCGTCCCTGTCGGAAGAGCCCGGCTGGGGCGCGCACGGCGGCTTGAAGGATTCGTCGTCGACCGACGTCATCATCCATGCCGGGGCGATCCTCTCGACCTTCTACCAGTGCGGCGAGGCCTATCGGATCGATCCATACACGCTGGAGCCGATGGGGACGGACGGCTGGTGCCCGCCCGAGGGCATCTCGGCCCACCCCAAGGTCGATCCGAAGACGGGCGAGCTGCTGTTCTTCAACTATTCCAAGACCGCGCCCTACATGCACTACGGCGTCGTCGGGGCGGACAATAAGCTGAAGCACCTGACGCCGGTGCCCCTGCCGGGACCGCGCCTGCCGCACGACATGGCCTTCACGACGAACTGGTCGATCCTGAACGACTTCCCTCTGTTCTGGGAGCAGGATCTGCTGCCCAAGGGCTTTCACGTCGCTCGATTCCACGCCGACATGAAGTCCCGCTTCGGCTTGATCCCGCGCTTCGGCGGCCAAGACGACGTGCGCTGGTTCGAGAGCAATGCGACCTATGTTCTGCACTTCCTGAACGCCTGGGAAGACGGCGACAGCATCGTTCTGGACGGCTATTTCCAGGACAATCCGGTGCCCAAGACCAGCCCGGACGCCTGGCCGCAGTACGAGCGGATCATGACCTTCCTCGACCAGAACATGCTGGAGCCCAAGCTGCACCGCTGGCGCTTCAACCTAACGACGGGCGAGACGACGGAACAGCGGCTGGACGACCGGGTGCTGGAGTTCGGCATCATCAACAACCAGTTCGCGGGGGTGAAATACCGCTACGCCTATTCGGCGGTCTCCAAGCCCGGCTGGTTCCTGTTCACCGGTCTGGTCAAGCATGACATGGACACGCTCGAGAGCTGGGCCATCGACTTCGGGCCGGAGCGGTACGGGTCGGAACCCGGCTTCGCGCCGCGCGTGGGGGCGACGGAGGAGGACGACGGCTATCTGATCACCTATGTCACCGACATGATCGAGGACCGGTCCGAATGCGTCATCTATGATGCGAGGAAGCTGGCCGATGGGCCGGTGGCGCGGATCATCCTGCCCGGCCGGATCTCCAGCGGCACCCACGCGACCTGGGAGCAGGGCGAGACCATCCGGGCCTCCAAGGCCGCCAACGCAGCGTAAGGATATCCTGACATGACCTATATACTGGGCGGCTGGCAGTCGGACTTCGCGCGCAACTACGCCCGCGAAGGGCTGGAGATCGGCGACGGCTTTGCGGAGGCCGTCAACGGCGCGCTCCACGAGACCGGACTGGAGCCCGAGGACATCGACGTGGGTCACGTCGGCAACTTCGTCGGCGACCTCTTCACCGGTCAGGGGATGCTCGGCGGCTTCTTCGCCATGACCGACGAGCGGTTCACCGGCATGCCGGCCTCGCGCCACGAGGCGGCCTGCGCCTCGGGCAGCCTGGCGGTGCTCGCCGCCGCCGCCGACATCGAGTCCGGGCGATACGGGACCGCCATGGTCCTGGGTCTGGAGATGATGCGGAACGTGCCGGGCGTGACGGCGGCCGAGCATCTGGGCGCCGCCGCCTGGGCCGGGCACGAGTATCTGGACGCCACCTATCCTTGGCCGCGCGCCTTCTCGGACCTGACCGAGGAGTACGACCGTCGCTACGGCATCGACGAGCGTCACCTGCGCCGTATCGCCCAGATCAATTTCGACAATGCCAAACGCAATCCGAACGCCCAGACGCGGAACTACAGCTTCTCCAACGCAAGCTTCACCGACGATGACGAGGCCAATCCGGTCATCGAGGGACGCGTTCGCAAGACCGATTGTGGCCAGGTCACGGACGGCGCCGCCGCCATCATCCTGGCCTCGCCGGAACGGGCGGCGGACTATGCGAGGAAGCGCGGCATCCCGCTGGAAAGCATCCCCCGCATTAAGGGCTGGGGCCACCGCTGCGCCCCCATCGACTATGGGCGGAAGATCAGGGCCAGCGAGGGCCAGACCTATGTCTTCCCGCAGGTGAAGCGCGCCATCGACGACGCTCGCGCCCGCGCCGGCATCGACCTGTCGGGCGTTGACGCGGTGGAGACCCACGACTGTTTCTCGATGACCGAATACATGGCCATCGACCACCTTGGCCTGACCGCGCCGGGCGAGAGCTGGAAGGCCGTCGAGGCGGGCGACATCGAGCTGGGCGGGAAGCTGCCGATCAACGCGTCGGGCGGGCTGATCGGTTGTGGTCACCCGGTGGGGGCGACCGGCGTGCGGATGGCGCTGGATGCCTTCAAGCAGACTACGGGCACGGCCGGCGACTATCAGGTCGAGGGAGCGAAGACGGTTCAGACGCTGAACATCGGCGGATCGACCACGACGACGGTCAGTCTGGTCGTCGGGGTCTAACGCGGCGCCCGGATCGCCACCCCGACCGATCCCTGAGCCACCACCACGCCCGCATCCGTGACGACCTCGACCGTCACCACGGCCTTGCGGTCGTCGCGCCAGGTCAGGATTCCGGTGGCGTCCAGCCGAGTGGCGGATCCCGGCGCGGCGTTCAGGAAGCGCATCGTCAGATCGGTGGTGGCGAGGGTCTGACCGGGCTTCAGGATCGTCATCACCGCCGAGGCGCCGGCCATGTCGACGACGGCGGCCGTGACCCCGCCGTGGACGATGCCCATGAGGTTCAGGTGGCCAGCATCCACGTCCAGGGTGAAGCGCACGAAGCCTTCGCGCGCCTCGACCGGCCGGGCCCGCAGCCGTTTCAGAAAGCCCCCAACCTCGAGCCCCGCATCCATCCAGCGCCGGACCAGCTCCAGCCCGTCGACGGTGGGATCGAGCTGGAACCGGACCGGTTCGCTCACGCCGCCCCGCGCAGGGCCGGGCGTTCTGCCGTCCTGTTCGCGAACCGCTCGACGGCGGCGAGATACTCCCGCTCCAGCTGGCCCACGACATCGGCGATCAGCTCCACGGCCTTGACCGCCTCGATGCCCTGACCGGCGGCCCAGATGTCGCGCCAGCGCTTGTTGTCGCCGCCCGAGGCGTAGTTGCGCTCGGCCGGTCCGCCCAGATTGTCCGGGTCCTGACCGGCGGCCCGCAGGGAGGGTTTCAGCCAGGACGCGTCGGTGCCCGTGACCGAGGCGGACACCACGAGATCGTCCGGACCTGAGTCGATGACCATCTGCTTGTAGGCTGGCTGGGCCATGCTCTCGGTCGTGGCGAGGAAGCGGGTGCCCATGTAGACGAAATCGGCCCCGGCCGCGACCGCGCCCGCGATCCCGGCGCCGTCCCCCACGCCCCCGCCGACTGCGATATAGCCGTCGAAGAACTCGCGCACCGCCGAGATGAAGGCGAAAGGCGACAGGTGGCCGGTGTGACCGCCGGCGCCGGCGCTGACGCAGGCCAGACCGTCGACGCCCGCTTCGGCCGCCTTCCGCGCCAGCTTCATAGACACGACGTCGGCGAAGACGAGGCCGCCATAGGATTTTACCGTCTCCATTACCGGCTTCGGCGAGCCCAAGGCCGTGATCACGACCGGCGGCTTGTATTCGGCCACCAGACGCAGGTCCTCAGGCAGGCGGGCGTTGGTGGAATGGGTGATCAGATTGGCGATCCACGGCGCGTCGCCGGGTTTCAGCGCATCGGTGATCTGGCCCATCCAGGCGTCGAGATCCTCCACCGTGCGGCAGTTGGTGGTCGGAAACGCCCCGCCGATCCCGGCCTTGCAGGCGGCGATGACCATTTCCGGTCCCGAGATCAGGAACATGGGCGCCGCGAAGACGGGCAGGCGAAGCGTGTCGAAGGCGGCGGTCATGCGGGTACGGTCTCGTTGAAGGCGGCGCGCAGGTCGCGTTTCAGCACCTTGCCCACCGGATTGCGGGGCAGGGCGTCCAGCGTCTCCAGCCGTTCGATCTGCTTGTAGACGGCGACCTGACGATCCGTCGTCAGGAAGCGGTTGATCTCTTCCATGGTCGCGGTCTGGCCGGGTCGCCAGACGACGAAGGCGGCAAGGCGTTCGCCGAGATTGGGGTCCGGCGCCCCGACCACGGCGGCCTCGGCGACGGCCGGATGGGCGACCAGGTGGTTCTCGATTTCCTCGGACGAGATGTTCATCCCGCCCCGGATGACGATGTCCTTCAGCCGGCCGACGAACTTCAGATACTGTAGCCGGTCGCCGGCCAGTTCGAACAGGTCGCCGGTGCGGAACCAGCCGTCCTTGTCGAAGGCCCGGGCGTTGATCTCCGGCGCGCGCCAGTAGCCCGAGAAGATGGTCGCGCCCTTGACCCTGAGTTCGCCGGGCTTGCCGGCCTCGGTGATGGTGTCTTCCGTCTCCGGATCGACGATCCGGGTGAAGATCCGGTCATGGAGCATGCAGTTCCACTTGAACCCGTCGCCCAGACGCGGGAACAGCGTCGCGCGCTCGGCCGGGTCGGGAATGTCCTTCAGGGCGCTGGGGAAGGACGCGCCTTCGTTGGAGCCGAAATAGTTCACGATCTGCACGCCGTGCTTCTCGTGGAAGGTCCGCACCATCCATTCCGACAGGGGCGCCGAGCCCGAACCGATCGACTTCAAGCGCTTGAAATCGATGCCTTCCAGCAGGGCCTCGTTCTGCAAAAGCAGGTTCAGGACGGCGGGCGGGGCGACGGTGTAGTCGATCTTCTCCTCGCGGATCTGCTTCAGCAGGATCGGCAGATCGAACGGCTGGTGCTGGATCAGGACCCCGCCGAGCAACAGCCAGCCGACAAAGGCGGTGGAGATGCCCGCCATGTTGACCATCGGAAAGGGGTTCAGCAGGCGCGCGCCCGGCTCCAGGTCCGCCGCGTCGATGACGCCGGCGCCCATGATGATCCATTCGTTATGGCTGCGCGACACGCCCTTGGGCTGGGCCTCGGTGCCCGAGGTCCAGCAGATGGTGACGATGTCATCGGCGGTGACGCGGGCGTCCTGCGCCGCCTTCTGGGCCGTGCGATGCTGTTTGCCTGTAACGCCATCCATGAGGGGTTCGAGATCGAGCGCGCCGGCCGGGCAGGTCTCGCCCAGCACGAAGACGGTCTTCAGCGTGGGGCAACGGCCCTTCAGCGCGACGATCATCTCGCCATGCTGCTGTTTCCCGATCCTGTCGGCCGTGATCGCGGCCACGGCGTCGGTCTTGTCGATGATGTAGGCCAGCTCGTTCTCGCGGTACTGGACCGGCGCCGGGCTGGCGATGACGCCCAGACGCACGCAGGCCAGATAGGCGATGGTCAGTTCGGCGATATTGGGCAGCTGGATGACGACGACCTGATCCTTCCGGACGCCGTGGGCCACAAGCACGGCGGCCAGACGATCGACGGCGTGGGCAGTCTCGCGCCAGGTCAGGCGGTCGGGCTGGCCGCCGACGACATCGGCCGCGTTCAGCGGATCGACCAGGGCCTCCGTGTCGGGATGGGCCGCCACATGTTTGCGGAACAGGTCGTCGAGCGTGGTGTCGCCCCACCAGCCCTTCGACTTCATCTCCTTGATGCGGTCCCTAGGGATCACGATCATCGGGCCAGCTCCAGCGGTCGGGATTGAATTGAACGACAGAGGGCGCGGACGTCGTCGCGCACCACCTTGCCGACGGGGTTGCGGGGCAGGTCGGGGAGGATGTGCAATCTCTTCGGCGTCCGCACCGGGCCGATCCGGTCCCGGACGAAGGCGATGAGAACGGCCGGGTCGGCGTCAGGCGAAGCGGCCACCGCCGCCTCCAGCCGCTCGCCCCAGACCTCGTCGGGCTCGGCGAAGGCGCAGGCCTCGCGCACCAGGGGATGCAGGTTCAGCGCCGCCTCCACCTCGCCGGGATAGACGTTGTAGCCGCCCGTGATGATCAGGTCCTTGGACCGGCCGATCAGATAGAGCAGGCCGTCGTCGCCGATCCGGCCGATGTCCCCGGTCTTCAGCCAGCCTTCGTGCCGCGACACCGCTGTCAGCTCGGGCGCGTCCAGATAGTGCGTCCGCGTCAGGTCGCCGCCGACCACGATCTCTCCCTCGCCACGCGCGACGAGGACGCCGTCGGCGGTCAGCAGCCGAACCGGAGTATGGGCGAACGGGCGGCCCACCCCGGCGCGCTTGTCGGGATCGGTCATGTCGGCGGGCGACAGGCCGGCGATGGTCATGGGGGCCTCGGTCTGGCCATACAGGGTCGAGACGACGGGGCCGAAGCGGTGGATGGCCTGGGCGATCCGATCCGGCGACATGGGCGCGGCGGAATAGGTCAGGTGGCGCAAGCGCGGGAAGTCCTCGGGGCCGAATGCGGCCTCGCCCATCAGGAGAGCGATCAGGGTCGGGGGCATGAAGACGGTGGAGACGCGGGTCTTCAGCTCCCGGAGGATGGCCGCGCGGTCGGGCTCGGGCAGGAGGGCATGGGCGCCGCCCGCCGCCAGCACCGGCAGGACATAGTGAGACGAGCCGTGGGTCAGGGGCGCGACGGCGAGGTTCACGTCTTCGGCGGTGAAGCCGTAGAATTCGGACAGCGAGCGCAGGGCCGACCGGCCGCTGGCCTGGCGCTGGACCACCCCCTTGGGTACGCCGGTCGAGCCGCCGGTGAACTTCAGGGCGAAGGGGGCGTCCGGATCGTCCGTGATCGGAGGGGGGGGCGCGGAGCCGATGCCGTCGAGCCAGGCCTCCAGAGGCAGGGGACGGGGCGACACCCCCGCAGCCTCGGTCGAGGCCGCGTCGATCAGGGTCAGGGCCGGGCCCGCGCGGCGTTGGAAATCGCTGTTGAGGCGGGCGCCGTTCCGGGGGTTCAGCGGCATCCACACCGCCCCCGCGCGCAGGATGGCGAGATAGGCCACGACGTGCCGCCAACTGTTTCGCGCGCACAGTCCGACTCGGTCGCCGGGACCGACGCCGCGCGCCGCGAGGTCTCCGGCCGCGCGCTCGACGAGGGCGATGAGTTCGCCGTGGCTCAGGGTCGTCTCACCGTCGAACAGGGCGGGGCGGGCGGCCTTGGTCGTCTGGCCTTCGTAGAGGGCGTGGATCGGGTTCATGCGGCCCGCTCCAGCACGGTGACCACGGTCGCCGCCTCCTCGACGCCGAGGAAGCCGCCGCCGTTCTCGGCCACGGCGATGCGGGCGTTCTCGACCTGCCGGCCGCCAGCCTCGCCGCGCAGCTGGGTGATCAGTTCGTAGATCTGAGCGATGCCGGTGGCGCCGACAGGGTGGCCCTTGGACACCAGTCCGCCCGACGGATTGACCGGGGTCCGGCCGCCGAGCGCGAAGTCTCCGGCGCGAAGCCGGGCGCCGACCGTGCCCGGTCCGGCGAGGCCGAGGTTCTCGATCTGCTGAACTTCCGCGTAGCTGGTGGCGTCGTGGACCTCGGCGACATCGACGGCGTCCGGGCCGAGGCCGGCCTCTTCGAAGGCCTTGGTCGCGGCGCGTTTGCCGATGTGGTTCTCGAGGTCGTTCGCCGCCCGATCGCTTGCGCTGACGAGGGCGCAACCGCGCACGCGGACAGCGCGCGACGCTCCACCCAGCCGCGCCAGACCCCGGTCCGAGACCACCACGGCCGCTGCGGCGCCGTCGCTGACGGGGGCGCACATGGCGCGGGTGAAGGGGAAGACGACGGGCTTGTCGGCCAGAACCTGATCGACCGTCATGGGCGTCCGGTACTGGGCGCGGTCGTTGGCGGCGCCGGCGGTGTGGTTCTTGGCGGCGACGCGGGCGAAGTCCTCCTGCGTCGTGCCGTGGCGGGCCATGTGGGCGCGGGCCTGGGCGGCGTAGAGGTCCATGAACAGGCTGCGATCCGGGCCGGGGGCTTCGCCGCCCATCGCCCGGATGTAGGCCACGACGCCCTCCCGGTCATGGATGTCGGTCCCCCCTGCGAAGGCGGCGGCGACGCGGTCGGGACGGTCGGGCCAGACCATCTTCTCGACCCCTACGATCAGGGCGACGTCGCCCGCGCCGGCCTTGACCCAGTGGATGGCTGAAAGCAGGGCGGTCGAGCCGGAGGCGCAGGCGTTCTCGACATTGGTCACGGGGATGCCGGTCAGGCCGAGGGGGCGCAGGGCGATCTGGCCGCGCACCGTATTCTGCCCCTCCAGCATCGGCTGGCGGGTGTTGGAGAACCAGGCGGCTTCGATGTCGTCGATAGTGGCCCCAGCGTTGGACAGGGCGGCCGTCACGGCCTCGGCGGTCAGCGACTTGACGGTGTCGTCGAGGCGCTTGCCGAAACGGGTCATGGAGATCCCGGCGATGAAGACCTCGCCGCTCACGCCGCCGGTCTGCGTCGCTGCACGATGCGGAAGCGGGACGCCACAAAGGCCAGGTCCGCCAGACAGGCGTTGCCTGCGGGGTTCAGTCCCGTGACGTGATAGTCGCTGTAGGCGGCGGCGAAGTTGATCCACATCGCGCCGGTGAGATTGATCGACAGATTGGCCCCGGCGGCCTCATAGGCGGGCGTCGCGCGGTCGATGAACGCCTCGTCGGTCGAATAGAGGTAGGATGAGATGGAGCCCCTGGTCCGGGCCAGATCGGTTGCCTCGATCACCGCCTCGCGAGGGTCCTTCTTCACCAGGAACAGGACCGGGCCAAAGCGTTCCTCCGCATACAGATCCATCTG
Proteins encoded in this window:
- a CDS encoding nitronate monooxygenase, whose translation is MTAAFDTLRLPVFAAPMFLISGPEMVIAACKAGIGGAFPTTNCRTVEDLDAWMGQITDALKPGDAPWIANLITHSTNARLPEDLRLVAEYKPPVVITALGSPKPVMETVKSYGGLVFADVVSMKLARKAAEAGVDGLACVSAGAGGHTGHLSPFAFISAVREFFDGYIAVGGGVGDGAGIAGAVAAGADFVYMGTRFLATTESMAQPAYKQMVIDSGPDDLVVSASVTGTDASWLKPSLRAAGQDPDNLGGPAERNYASGGDNKRWRDIWAAGQGIEAVKAVELIADVVGQLEREYLAAVERFANRTAERPALRGAA
- a CDS encoding class I adenylate-forming enzyme family protein — its product is MIVIPRDRIKEMKSKGWWGDTTLDDLFRKHVAAHPDTEALVDPLNAADVVGGQPDRLTWRETAHAVDRLAAVLVAHGVRKDQVVVIQLPNIAELTIAYLACVRLGVIASPAPVQYRENELAYIIDKTDAVAAITADRIGKQQHGEMIVALKGRCPTLKTVFVLGETCPAGALDLEPLMDGVTGKQHRTAQKAAQDARVTADDIVTICWTSGTEAQPKGVSRSHNEWIIMGAGVIDAADLEPGARLLNPFPMVNMAGISTAFVGWLLLGGVLIQHQPFDLPILLKQIREEKIDYTVAPPAVLNLLLQNEALLEGIDFKRLKSIGSGSAPLSEWMVRTFHEKHGVQIVNYFGSNEGASFPSALKDIPDPAERATLFPRLGDGFKWNCMLHDRIFTRIVDPETEDTITEAGKPGELRVKGATIFSGYWRAPEINARAFDKDGWFRTGDLFELAGDRLQYLKFVGRLKDIVIRGGMNISSEEIENHLVAHPAVAEAAVVGAPDPNLGERLAAFVVWRPGQTATMEEINRFLTTDRQVAVYKQIERLETLDALPRNPVGKVLKRDLRAAFNETVPA
- a CDS encoding thiolase family protein, with the translated sequence MSGEVFIAGISMTRFGKRLDDTVKSLTAEAVTAALSNAGATIDDIEAAWFSNTRQPMLEGQNTVRGQIALRPLGLTGIPVTNVENACASGSTALLSAIHWVKAGAGDVALIVGVEKMVWPDRPDRVAAAFAGGTDIHDREGVVAYIRAMGGEAPGPDRSLFMDLYAAQARAHMARHGTTQEDFARVAAKNHTAGAANDRAQYRTPMTVDQVLADKPVVFPFTRAMCAPVSDGAAAAVVVSDRGLARLGGASRAVRVRGCALVSASDRAANDLENHIGKRAATKAFEEAGLGPDAVDVAEVHDATSYAEVQQIENLGLAGPGTVGARLRAGDFALGGRTPVNPSGGLVSKGHPVGATGIAQIYELITQLRGEAGGRQVENARIAVAENGGGFLGVEEAATVVTVLERAA
- a CDS encoding AMP-binding protein, producing MNPIHALYEGQTTKAARPALFDGETTLSHGELIALVERAAGDLAARGVGPGDRVGLCARNSWRHVVAYLAILRAGAVWMPLNPRNGARLNSDFQRRAGPALTLIDAASTEAAGVSPRPLPLEAWLDGIGSAPPPPITDDPDAPFALKFTGGSTGVPKGVVQRQASGRSALRSLSEFYGFTAEDVNLAVAPLTHGSSHYVLPVLAAGGAHALLPEPDRAAILRELKTRVSTVFMPPTLIALLMGEAAFGPEDFPRLRHLTYSAAPMSPDRIAQAIHRFGPVVSTLYGQTEAPMTIAGLSPADMTDPDKRAGVGRPFAHTPVRLLTADGVLVARGEGEIVVGGDLTRTHYLDAPELTAVSRHEGWLKTGDIGRIGDDGLLYLIGRSKDLIITGGYNVYPGEVEAALNLHPLVREACAFAEPDEVWGERLEAAVAASPDADPAVLIAFVRDRIGPVRTPKRLHILPDLPRNPVGKVVRDDVRALCRSIQSRPLELAR